One part of the Mesorhizobium sp. M4B.F.Ca.ET.058.02.1.1 genome encodes these proteins:
- a CDS encoding universal stress protein translates to MVSKRLSREVGHRRKFLAIIDDTPECERAVAYASKRTQSTSGVLVLLYVIEPDDFQHWLGVEKIMREEATATARAALDTYANKVRQKLGIEPELVVREGKPTEEIHKLIEEDQDIAILVLAAGAGKEGPGPLVSAVAGRGAAFPIPVTVVPQNLSDEEIDSLA, encoded by the coding sequence ATGGTCTCCAAACGTCTCAGCCGTGAAGTTGGCCACCGCCGCAAATTCCTGGCGATCATCGACGACACGCCGGAATGCGAGCGCGCCGTCGCCTATGCCTCGAAGCGGACGCAGAGCACCAGCGGCGTGCTGGTGCTGCTCTATGTCATCGAGCCGGACGATTTCCAGCACTGGCTGGGGGTCGAGAAGATCATGCGCGAAGAGGCGACCGCGACGGCGCGCGCCGCGCTCGATACTTATGCCAACAAGGTTCGCCAGAAGCTCGGCATCGAGCCGGAACTGGTGGTGCGCGAGGGCAAGCCGACCGAAGAGATCCACAAGCTGATCGAGGAGGACCAGGACATCGCCATCCTGGTGCTGGCGGCGGGCGCCGGCAAGGAAGGCCCCGGACCTCTCGTCAGCGCGGTGGCCGGCAGGGGCGCCGCCTTCCCCATTCCGGTCACCGTGGTGCCGCAGAATCTGTCAGACGAGGAGATCGACAGCCTCGCCTGA
- a CDS encoding NifU family protein, whose amino-acid sequence MFIQTESTPNPATLKFLPGKEVLREGTADFRDADGAAAASPLAGRLFEIPGVTGVFFGYDFITVTKDGPDWQHLKPAILGAIMEHFMSGAPVMATSGPAAETSQTGEFYDKADEELVITIKELLDTRVRPAVAQDGGDITFRGFENGTVFLHMKGACAGCPSSTATLKHGIQNLLRHFVPEVQQVEQVA is encoded by the coding sequence ATGTTCATCCAGACCGAGTCGACGCCGAACCCGGCGACGCTGAAGTTCCTGCCCGGCAAGGAGGTGCTTCGCGAAGGCACCGCCGATTTCCGCGACGCCGACGGCGCTGCCGCCGCCTCGCCGCTGGCCGGCCGGCTGTTCGAGATTCCCGGCGTGACCGGCGTTTTCTTCGGCTATGACTTCATCACCGTGACCAAGGACGGTCCCGACTGGCAACATCTGAAGCCGGCGATCCTCGGCGCCATCATGGAGCATTTCATGTCGGGCGCGCCAGTCATGGCCACGAGCGGCCCGGCTGCCGAAACCAGCCAGACCGGCGAATTCTACGACAAGGCCGACGAGGAACTGGTCATCACCATCAAGGAACTGCTCGACACGCGGGTGCGCCCGGCGGTTGCGCAGGACGGCGGCGACATCACCTTCCGCGGCTTCGAGAACGGCACCGTATTCCTGCACATGAAGGGCGCCTGCGCCGGCTGCCCGTCGTCGACGGCGACGCTGAAGCACGGCATCCAGAACCTGCTCCGACACTTCGTTCCCGAGGTGCAGCAGGTCGAGCAAGTGGCTTAA
- a CDS encoding L,D-transpeptidase: protein MRLKSFAIVAALALSTAISGCSTIGSRLFTNDYGAVTDAGYQLPRIPIEKVPARFHRQEVDYDTKEKPGTIIVDTQNKFLYFVEGDGLAIRYGIGVGREGFEWHGTARIALKREWPTWTPPSQMIKRQPELAKFAGGMEPGLKNPLGARAMYLFNKGGDMGYRLHGSPEWNSIGKAMSSGCIRLMNQDIIDLYDRTSVGAKVIVM, encoded by the coding sequence ATGCGCTTGAAGTCTTTTGCAATCGTCGCTGCTCTTGCGCTGTCGACCGCGATTTCCGGTTGCAGCACCATCGGCTCGCGACTCTTCACCAACGACTATGGCGCGGTTACCGATGCGGGCTATCAATTGCCGCGCATCCCGATCGAGAAGGTTCCGGCGCGCTTCCATCGCCAGGAAGTGGACTACGACACTAAGGAAAAGCCGGGCACCATCATCGTCGATACCCAGAACAAGTTCCTCTACTTCGTCGAGGGCGACGGGCTGGCGATACGCTACGGCATCGGCGTCGGTCGTGAAGGCTTCGAGTGGCACGGCACCGCCCGCATCGCGCTGAAGCGCGAATGGCCGACCTGGACGCCGCCCTCGCAGATGATCAAGCGCCAGCCGGAACTCGCCAAATTCGCTGGCGGTATGGAGCCGGGCCTGAAGAACCCGCTCGGTGCGCGCGCCATGTATCTGTTCAACAAGGGCGGCGACATGGGCTACCGACTGCATGGCAGCCCGGAATGGAATTCGATCGGCAAGGCGATGTCGTCGGGCTGCATCCGGCTGATGAACCAGGACATCATCGACCTCTACGACCGCACCTCGGTCGGCGCCAAGGTCATCGTGATGTAA
- the cueR gene encoding Cu(I)-responsive transcriptional regulator, whose protein sequence is MNVGDAAERSGLPAKTIRYYEEIGLIAPSRASNGYRDYSGDDIHRLAFLRRARNLGFSIDDCRQLMALYQDRERASHDVREIAAAHVRAIEERVRELQSMRATLQTLVHACHGDHRPDCPILDDMAGLTVDEHSKTAN, encoded by the coding sequence ATGAATGTCGGAGATGCCGCGGAGCGGTCGGGGCTGCCGGCCAAGACCATTCGTTACTATGAAGAGATCGGCCTGATCGCGCCTTCGCGCGCCAGCAACGGCTATCGCGACTATTCCGGCGACGACATCCACCGGCTGGCCTTCCTGCGCCGCGCGCGCAATCTCGGCTTCTCCATCGACGACTGCCGCCAGCTGATGGCGCTCTACCAGGACCGCGAACGCGCCAGCCACGACGTGCGCGAGATCGCCGCAGCCCATGTCAGGGCGATCGAGGAGAGGGTGCGCGAGCTGCAATCGATGCGCGCCACCTTGCAGACGCTGGTCCACGCCTGCCACGGCGACCACCGCCCGGACTGCCCGATCCTGGACGACATGGCGGGCTTGACCGTGGACGAGCACAGCAAGACGGCGAACTGA
- a CDS encoding LysE family translocator, whose protein sequence is MPTTTALLTFIAALVVLEITPGPDIMLVIARGIRQRRRIALLTVVGMIFVAGVVQVGLLVLGIASLLQAYPAGLTALKWAGALYMLYLGVRMIASSLGGQKTKRLAVSRISDWSAVREGTINSQPEIPALHVRLPAAVRRSGFRSGVDPARRSGHHPEAGRHPLAGLGGVGIPHHRPMALPLARPAGLAAAFHGRGDDRPEIEAAALRQFGIGSRGAGVSPAICRQSRGRRWLCRSRTLLAGFAAGGLFDEQSGVFRPIGCRDAMLANRLPEHLAQRIEIEGRKPLAIRYRSVHRHFRPESNKKHICFYMIGALDLSRLKTVPALTSFGCNWRPCVTTVQSFPGVPIQPGAVAEPHPRL, encoded by the coding sequence TTGCCAACCACCACGGCCCTGCTGACCTTCATCGCGGCGCTGGTGGTGCTCGAGATCACGCCCGGCCCCGACATAATGCTGGTGATCGCGCGCGGCATCAGACAACGGCGGCGGATCGCCCTGCTCACCGTCGTCGGCATGATCTTCGTGGCCGGCGTCGTGCAGGTCGGCCTGCTCGTGCTCGGCATCGCGTCGCTGCTGCAAGCCTATCCGGCGGGCCTCACCGCGCTGAAATGGGCCGGCGCGCTCTACATGCTCTATCTCGGCGTCAGGATGATCGCGTCGAGCCTGGGCGGCCAGAAAACGAAGCGTCTCGCCGTGAGCCGCATTTCAGACTGGTCGGCGGTCCGCGAAGGGACGATCAACAGCCAACCCGAAATCCCTGCTCTTCATGTTCGCCTTCCTGCCGCAGTTCGTCGATCCGGGTTCCGGTCCGGTGTGGACCCAGCTCGTCGTTCTGGGCACCATCCAGAAGCTGGGAGGCATCCTCTCGCCGGGCTCGGTGGCGTTGGCATCCCACACCATCGGCCAATGGCTCTACCGCTGGCCCGGCCTGCTGGCCTGGCAGCAGCGTTTCACGGGCGTGGTGATGATCGGCCTGAGATTGAGGCTGCTGCTCTCCGGCAATTCGGGATCGGCTCCCGCGGCGCGGGCGTAAGCCCGGCGATTTGCCGGCAGTCCAGGGGGCGGCGATGGCTATGCCGTTCGCGAACGCTTCTTGCCGGGTTTGCGGCTGGTGGTCTGTTTGATGAACAATCTGGCGTGTTCCGCCCAATCGGCTGTCGTGACGCCATGCTCGCGAACCGACTTCCTGAACATCTCGCGCAGCGTATCGAGATCGAAGGCCGAAAGCCTCTCGCCATTCGATACCGCTCTGTCCACCGCCATTTCCGCCCCGAAAGCAACAAGAAACATATATGTTTCTATATGATCGGCGCTCTCGACCTTTCAAGGCTGAAAACGGTTCCGGCGCTGACTTCTTTTGGGTGCAATTGGCGCCCTTGCGTGACCACCGTCCAATCGTTTCCGGGTGTTCCCATTCAGCCGGGCGCTGTTGCTGAACCGCATCCGCGCCTTTGA
- a CDS encoding Imm53 family immunity protein — translation MDVLDWLARWYKAQCDGDWEHQSGPSIGTIDNPG, via the coding sequence ATGGACGTTCTGGATTGGTTGGCCCGATGGTACAAAGCACAATGCGATGGGGACTGGGAGCACCAGTCTGGTCCTTCGATCGGCACCATCGATAATCCGGGGTAG
- a CDS encoding MmcB family DNA repair protein — translation MPIISPIPINPLIDGRQSERAMLVRRGVQRLLAEMGAHVLPELSLATGRRADLVALTRQGDIWIIEIKSSIEDFRVDRKWPDYRLHSDRFFFATHPGVPSDIFPEECGFILSDGYGAEILRDAPEHRMAAATRKALMLRIARAGAARLLAAELAGVSVPALDGESE, via the coding sequence ATGCCCATCATCTCACCGATTCCCATCAACCCCTTGATCGACGGCCGCCAGTCGGAGCGCGCCATGCTGGTGCGACGCGGGGTGCAGCGGCTGCTCGCCGAAATGGGCGCGCATGTGCTGCCGGAACTGTCGCTCGCCACCGGCCGGCGCGCCGATCTCGTCGCGCTGACCCGGCAGGGCGACATCTGGATCATCGAGATCAAGTCCTCGATAGAGGATTTCCGCGTCGACCGCAAATGGCCCGATTACCGGCTGCATTCCGACCGCTTCTTCTTCGCCACCCATCCCGGCGTGCCCTCGGACATCTTTCCGGAGGAATGCGGCTTCATCCTCTCCGACGGCTATGGCGCGGAGATCCTGCGCGACGCGCCGGAGCACCGCATGGCGGCGGCGACGCGCAAGGCGCTGATGCTGCGCATCGCCAGGGCGGGCGCGGCGCGGCTTTTGGCGGCGGAGCTTGCCGGTGTTTCGGTGCCGGCGCTGGATGGCGAGAGCGAGTAA
- a CDS encoding SDR family NAD(P)-dependent oxidoreductase: MGSLEGQNVVVIGGSRGVGRSIVEAALGEGATVLAVARGTAALKQLAWEKPDVKTLAVDATEESAPEAVFDALAADVLVVSAGALAASAPVQEQSWEVFSANWEMDVKASFLFCRAALQGRLKPGSRVVLISSGAAFSGGPPNSGSYGGAKRMQVFLAGHCQKESDRLGLGLRFMALSPMRIMPGTGVGDRGIDSISAYMGIRPADFLASMTDMQTPADVGRAVVQLATAKQQGSSFVVSGAGLAAAA, translated from the coding sequence ATGGGATCGTTGGAAGGTCAGAATGTCGTCGTCATCGGAGGCAGCCGGGGTGTCGGCCGCTCGATCGTGGAAGCAGCGCTTGGCGAAGGGGCAACGGTGCTGGCCGTCGCCCGCGGTACCGCCGCGCTAAAACAGCTTGCCTGGGAGAAGCCGGACGTAAAGACCCTGGCGGTCGACGCGACGGAAGAGAGCGCGCCCGAAGCCGTTTTCGACGCGCTTGCGGCGGATGTGCTGGTGGTCTCGGCGGGCGCGCTTGCCGCATCCGCGCCGGTGCAGGAGCAGAGCTGGGAAGTGTTCTCGGCAAACTGGGAGATGGACGTCAAGGCGTCGTTCCTGTTCTGCAGGGCCGCGCTTCAGGGTCGGCTCAAGCCAGGGAGCCGGGTGGTGTTGATCTCCAGCGGGGCGGCCTTCAGCGGCGGGCCGCCGAATTCCGGCAGCTATGGCGGCGCCAAACGCATGCAGGTGTTCCTGGCCGGCCACTGCCAAAAAGAGTCGGACCGGCTCGGCCTCGGCCTGCGCTTCATGGCGCTTTCGCCGATGCGCATCATGCCCGGCACCGGGGTCGGTGACCGCGGCATCGACAGCATTTCGGCCTATATGGGCATCCGCCCGGCGGACTTCCTGGCCAGCATGACGGACATGCAGACCCCGGCCGATGTCGGGCGCGCGGTGGTCCAGCTCGCCACCGCGAAGCAGCAAGGCAGTTCCTTCGTGGTGAGTGGCGCCGGACTTGCGGCGGCGGCATGA